Proteins from a genomic interval of Gadus macrocephalus chromosome 2, ASM3116895v1:
- the mapk8ip3 gene encoding C-Jun-amino-terminal kinase-interacting protein 3 isoform X1, with protein sequence MWLGAQNGWLYVHSAVGNWKKCLHSIKLKDSVLSLVHVKGRVLVALADGTLAIFHRAEDGQWDLSNYHLMDLGRPHHSIRCMAVVHDKVWCGYKNKIHVIQPKSMQIEKSFDAHPRRESQVRQLAWIGDGVWVSIRLDSTLRLYHALTHQHLQDVDIEPYVSKMLGTGKLGFSFVRITALLIGGNRLWVGTGNGVVISIPLTETVVLHRGQLLGLRANKVSPTSSGGVIHVYGDDSSEKSSGGSFIPYCSMAQAQLCFHGHRDAVKFFVSVPGNVLATLNGSVLDSPSEAQGSSAPPETEAQSVQNVLVLSGGEGYIDFRIGDGEDDETEEGGGEAGPAPQMKPALCKAERSHIIVWQVSYVPE encoded by the exons ATGTGGCTGGGGGCCCAGAACGGCTG GCTCTATGTCCACTCTGCGGTCGGTAACTGGAAGAAGTGTCTCCACTCCATCAAACTCAAGGACTCAGTGCTGAGCTTGGT GCATGTGAAGGGGCGTGTCCTGGTTGCCCTTGCCGATGGGACCCTCGCCATCTTCCATCGCGCTGAGG ATGGGCAGTGGGACCTCTCCAACTACCACCTGATGGACCTGGGACGCCCCCACCACTCCATCCGCTGCATGGCCGTGGTCCACGACAAGGTGTGGTGCGGCTACAAGAACAAGATCCACGTCATCCAGCCCAAGAGCATGCAGATCGAG aagTCGTTTGACGCCCACCCCCGCCGGGAGAGCCAGGTGCGGCAGCTGGCCTGGATCGGGGACGGGGTCTGGGTCTCCATCCGGCTGGACTCCACGCTGCGGCTGTACCACGCGCTCACACACCAGCACCTCCAGGACGTGGACATAGAGCCCTACGTCAGCAAGATGCtgg gcacCGGCAAGCTGGGCTTCTCCTTCGTGCGCATCACGGCGCTCCTGATTGGAGGGAACCGTCTGTGGGTGGGGACGGGGAACGGCGTGGTCATCTCCATCCCGCTCACCGAGA ctgTAGTCCTCCACCGGGGACAGCTGCTGGGTCTGAGGG CCAATAAGGTGTCGCCGACGTCGTCCGGGGGCGTGATCCACGTGTACGGCGACGACAGCTCGGAGAAGAGCAGCGGCGGCAGCTTCATCCCGTACTGCTCCATGGCGCAGGCGCAGCTCTGCTTCCACGGCCACAGAGACGCCGTCAAGTTCTTTGTGTCGGTGCCAG GCAACGTGCTGGCCACCCTGAACGGCAGCGTGCTGGACAGCCCGTCGGAGGCCCAGGGGTCCTCGGCCCCCCCGGAGACGGAGGCCCAGAGCGTGCAGAACGTCCTGGTGCTCAGCGGCGGCGAGGGCTACATCGACTTCCGCATCG GCGATGGGGAGGACGATGAGACGGAGGAGGGCGGCGGGGAGGCGGGCCCGGCGCCGCAGATGAAGCCGGCGCTCTGCAAGGCGGAGCGGAGCCACATCATCGTGTGGCAGGTGTCCTACGTCCCCGAGTGA
- the mapk8ip3 gene encoding C-Jun-amino-terminal kinase-interacting protein 3 isoform X2 has product MWLGAQNGWLYVHSAVGNWKKCLHSIKLKDSVLSLVHVKGRVLVALADGTLAIFHRAEDGQWDLSNYHLMDLGRPHHSIRCMAVVHDKVWCGYKNKIHVIQPKSMQIEKSFDAHPRRESQVRQLAWIGDGVWVSIRLDSTLRLYHALTHQHLQDVDIEPYVSKMLGTGKLGFSFVRITALLIGGNRLWVGTGNGVVISIPLTETNKVSPTSSGGVIHVYGDDSSEKSSGGSFIPYCSMAQAQLCFHGHRDAVKFFVSVPGNVLATLNGSVLDSPSEAQGSSAPPETEAQSVQNVLVLSGGEGYIDFRIGDGEDDETEEGGGEAGPAPQMKPALCKAERSHIIVWQVSYVPE; this is encoded by the exons ATGTGGCTGGGGGCCCAGAACGGCTG GCTCTATGTCCACTCTGCGGTCGGTAACTGGAAGAAGTGTCTCCACTCCATCAAACTCAAGGACTCAGTGCTGAGCTTGGT GCATGTGAAGGGGCGTGTCCTGGTTGCCCTTGCCGATGGGACCCTCGCCATCTTCCATCGCGCTGAGG ATGGGCAGTGGGACCTCTCCAACTACCACCTGATGGACCTGGGACGCCCCCACCACTCCATCCGCTGCATGGCCGTGGTCCACGACAAGGTGTGGTGCGGCTACAAGAACAAGATCCACGTCATCCAGCCCAAGAGCATGCAGATCGAG aagTCGTTTGACGCCCACCCCCGCCGGGAGAGCCAGGTGCGGCAGCTGGCCTGGATCGGGGACGGGGTCTGGGTCTCCATCCGGCTGGACTCCACGCTGCGGCTGTACCACGCGCTCACACACCAGCACCTCCAGGACGTGGACATAGAGCCCTACGTCAGCAAGATGCtgg gcacCGGCAAGCTGGGCTTCTCCTTCGTGCGCATCACGGCGCTCCTGATTGGAGGGAACCGTCTGTGGGTGGGGACGGGGAACGGCGTGGTCATCTCCATCCCGCTCACCGAGA CCAATAAGGTGTCGCCGACGTCGTCCGGGGGCGTGATCCACGTGTACGGCGACGACAGCTCGGAGAAGAGCAGCGGCGGCAGCTTCATCCCGTACTGCTCCATGGCGCAGGCGCAGCTCTGCTTCCACGGCCACAGAGACGCCGTCAAGTTCTTTGTGTCGGTGCCAG GCAACGTGCTGGCCACCCTGAACGGCAGCGTGCTGGACAGCCCGTCGGAGGCCCAGGGGTCCTCGGCCCCCCCGGAGACGGAGGCCCAGAGCGTGCAGAACGTCCTGGTGCTCAGCGGCGGCGAGGGCTACATCGACTTCCGCATCG GCGATGGGGAGGACGATGAGACGGAGGAGGGCGGCGGGGAGGCGGGCCCGGCGCCGCAGATGAAGCCGGCGCTCTGCAAGGCGGAGCGGAGCCACATCATCGTGTGGCAGGTGTCCTACGTCCCCGAGTGA